A single window of Labeo rohita strain BAU-BD-2019 chromosome 4, IGBB_LRoh.1.0, whole genome shotgun sequence DNA harbors:
- the LOC127164235 gene encoding gastrula zinc finger protein XlCGF7.1 isoform X1: protein MVFIKEESEDMKIEETFGVKHEDTEEQTKMINKKESEDMRIEETFRVKHEDTDEQTDLMAVKEESRDLNEMEEKDMKHNDFITGEKSWHFLQIENTSSQKRAQKTGTTSHFICQHCGKSFSKHGNLKVHMRIHTGEKPYTCDQCGKTYNQKGTLKIHMRVHTGEKPHTCQYCGRSFLRTDILKSHLRIHTGEKPYTCKLCGKTCNQKGTLNIHMRIHTGEKPYTCDQCGKCFPYKETFKNHMKIHLRESCFICHQCGLSFTNRNQLKRHVRTHIGQEPLMCNDCGKTFIKKANLTTHMRAHT, encoded by the exons ATGgtgtttattaaagaggagagtgaagacatgaagattgaagaaacatttggtgtcaaacatgaagatactgaggaacaaacaaagatgattaataaaaaggagagtgaagacatgaggattgaagaaacattcagagtcaaacatgaagacactgatgaacaaacag ACCTGATGGCAGTGAAAGAGGAGAGTCGAGATCTGAATGAAATGGAAGAGAAAGATATGAAACATAACGATTTCATaactggagaaaaatcttggcaTTTTTTACAGATTGAAAACACTTCCTCTCAAAAAAGAGCTCAGAAGACTGgaactacaagtcatttcatCTGCCAAcactgtggaaagagttttagtAAACACGGAAACCTTAAAGtgcacatgagaattcacactggagagaaaccttacacgtgtgatcagtgtggaaaaACCTACAATCAAAAAGGAACACTAAAGattcacatgagagttcacactggagagaagcctcaCACATGCCAGTATTGTGGAAGGAGCTTCTTACGAACAGATATTCTCAAGAGTCActtgagaattcacactggagagaaaccttacacCTGCAAACTGTGTGGAAAAACCTGCAATCAAAAAGGAACACTAAATattcacatgagaattcacactggagagaagccttacacatgtgatcagtgtggaaaaTGTTTCCCGTATAAAGAAACCTTTAAAAACCACATGAAGATTCACTTAAGAGAGAGCTGTTTTATCTGCCATCAGTGTGGACTGAGTTTCACAAACAGGAATCAACTTAAGAGGCATGTAAGGACTCACATCGGACAGGAACCTTTAATGTGTAATGACTGTGGAAagactttcattaaaaaagcaaACCTCACGACTCACATGAGAGCTCACACTTGA
- the LOC127164235 gene encoding gastrula zinc finger protein XlCGF49.1 isoform X2, translating into MAVKEESRDLNEMEEKDMKHNDFITGEKSWHFLQIENTSSQKRAQKTGTTSHFICQHCGKSFSKHGNLKVHMRIHTGEKPYTCDQCGKTYNQKGTLKIHMRVHTGEKPHTCQYCGRSFLRTDILKSHLRIHTGEKPYTCKLCGKTCNQKGTLNIHMRIHTGEKPYTCDQCGKCFPYKETFKNHMKIHLRESCFICHQCGLSFTNRNQLKRHVRTHIGQEPLMCNDCGKTFIKKANLTTHMRAHT; encoded by the coding sequence ATGGCAGTGAAAGAGGAGAGTCGAGATCTGAATGAAATGGAAGAGAAAGATATGAAACATAACGATTTCATaactggagaaaaatcttggcaTTTTTTACAGATTGAAAACACTTCCTCTCAAAAAAGAGCTCAGAAGACTGgaactacaagtcatttcatCTGCCAAcactgtggaaagagttttagtAAACACGGAAACCTTAAAGtgcacatgagaattcacactggagagaaaccttacacgtgtgatcagtgtggaaaaACCTACAATCAAAAAGGAACACTAAAGattcacatgagagttcacactggagagaagcctcaCACATGCCAGTATTGTGGAAGGAGCTTCTTACGAACAGATATTCTCAAGAGTCActtgagaattcacactggagagaaaccttacacCTGCAAACTGTGTGGAAAAACCTGCAATCAAAAAGGAACACTAAATattcacatgagaattcacactggagagaagccttacacatgtgatcagtgtggaaaaTGTTTCCCGTATAAAGAAACCTTTAAAAACCACATGAAGATTCACTTAAGAGAGAGCTGTTTTATCTGCCATCAGTGTGGACTGAGTTTCACAAACAGGAATCAACTTAAGAGGCATGTAAGGACTCACATCGGACAGGAACCTTTAATGTGTAATGACTGTGGAAagactttcattaaaaaagcaaACCTCACGACTCACATGAGAGCTCACACTTGA
- the LOC127164250 gene encoding uncharacterized protein LOC127164250 — protein MLSLSSFAKKDELKKEELIRSTQTLHHYVHKYFNITNRLLVIFNTHLEQSPSPAVSADESESIEKNCTRVRDVMRLILDASEREDKHVRKSIEPALYDQIALSGVSQKVKAAVIKDLHQETLGLLGNVFGPLVTVRLANSDLESVMPPVEQCELQSVLSLALGELVQSSARISELLCKQGNQQRSLDEAIVLVEDVLSVLKPPCDSYNDILSEVEAYVTIISENI, from the coding sequence ATGCTGTCTCTTTCGTCCTTTGCCAAGAAAGATGAACTCAAGAAAGAAGAGCTGATAAGGTCCACCCAGACCCTCCACCACTATGTGCACAAATACTTCAACATCACCAACAGGCTGTTGGTTATATTCAATACCCACCTGGAGCAAAGCCCTTCCCCTGCAGTCTCAGCAGATGAAAGTGAAAGTATTGAGAAAAACTGCACCAGGGTGAGAGATGTAATGCGCCTAATCCTTGATGCTTCAGAGAGGGAGGACAAACATGTCCGTAAGAGCATTGAACCTGCTCTATATGACCAGATTGCTTTATCTGGAGTCTCACAAAAAGTCAAGGCTGCAGTGATAAAGGATCTGCATCAGGAAACTCTGGGACTCTTGGGGAATGTCTTCGGTCCTCTAGTCACTGTTCGACTGGCAAACAGTGATCTGGAGAGTGTAATGCCTCCAGTGGAACAGTGTGAACTCCAGtctgttctgtctttggctCTGGGAGAATTAGTGCAGAGCAGTGCAAGAATCAGTGAGCTTTTGTGTAAACAAGGGAACCAGCAGAGGAGCCTGGATGAAGCCATAGTGTTAGTGGAAGATGTGCTCTCTGTCCTGAAGCCACCCTGTGACTCCTACAATGACATTCTGAGTGAAGTGGAAGCCTACGTCACCATCATATCTGAAAACATCTAG
- the LOC127164256 gene encoding zinc finger protein 331: MAFIKEESEDMKIKEVFSLKHEDTEEQTDLMALKDESQELNETEEKDQDEKYHDFKIEEKTISRLQTEESSSPKNPQKTQNTNLNPHLVIHNGESSFTCQVCGDIFDRKESLRNHMKIHFEKKPFICTQCGKSLTHKKTLTLEKSLSPALSVERVV; encoded by the exons ATGgcgtttattaaagaggagagtgaagacatgAAGATTAAAGAAGTGTTCAGTCtcaaacatgaagatactgaggaacaaacag ACCTGATGGCGCTGAAAGACGAGAGTCAAGAACTGAATGAAACAGAAGAGAAAGATCAGGATGAGAAATATCATGACTTCAAAATCGAAGAAAAAACGATTAGTCGCTTACAAACTGAAGAGAGTTCCTCACCAAAAAaccctcaaaaaacacaaaatacaaaccTTAATCCCCACTTGGTAATTCATAATGGAGAGAGCTCTTTCACCTGCCAAGTGTGTGGAGACATTTTCGATCGAAAAGAAAGCCTTAGAAACCACATGAAAATTCACTTTGAAAAGAAGCCATTCATATGCACtcaatgtggaaagagtttgacacataaaaaaacccttacactggagaaaagcctttcacctgctctcagtgtggaaagagttgtATGA